From a region of the Rhinopithecus roxellana isolate Shanxi Qingling chromosome 8, ASM756505v1, whole genome shotgun sequence genome:
- the FCRL4 gene encoding Fc receptor-like protein 4 isoform X2: MLLWASLLLFAPVCGQSAAHKPVISVHPPWTTFFKGERVTLTCNGFQFYATEKTIWYHLHYWREKLTVTPGNTLKVRESGRYRCQAQGSPRSNPVRLLFSSDSLILQVPYSVFEGDTLVLRCHRRRNEKLTAVKYTWNGKILPNFNKSWDLLIPHASSNNNGNYQCFGYGDNNDVFRSNFKIIKIQELFPHPELKATDSQPTEGNSVNLSCETQLPPERSDTPLHFIFFRDDRVILSNWSRSWELQLPAIWRENSGSYWCGAETVMGNIHKRSLSLQIHVQRIPVSGVVLETQPTGGQAVEGETLVLVCSVAEGTGYTTFSWHREDTHESLGRKTQRSPKAELELPVIRESHAGGYYCTADNSYGPVQSALLNITVRETPGNRDGLVAAGATGGLLSALLLALALLFHCWRRRKSGVGFLGDETRLPPTPGPGDSSHSIYPAQVELQSLYVDVHPKEGDLMYSEIQTIRLAEEGEANTSRTLLEDKDVSVVYSEVKTQHPDNSAGEISSKDEESHENEKLRE, encoded by the exons ATGCTGCTGTGGGCGTCCTTGCTGCTCTTTG CTCCAGTCTGTGGACAATCTG CTGCACACAAACCTGTGATTTCCGTCCATCCTCCATGGACCACATTCTTCAAAGGAGAGAGAGTGACTCTGACTTGCAATGGATTTCAGTTCTATGCAACAGAGAAAACAATATGGTATCATCTGCACTATTGGAGAGAAAAGTTGACCGTAACCCCAGGAAACACCCTCAAGGTTCGGGAATCTGGACGGTACAGATGCCAGGCCCAGGGCTCCCCGCGAAGTAACCCTGTGCGCTTGCTCTTTTCTTCAG ACTCCTTAATCCTGCAGGTCCCATATTCTGTGTTTGAAGGTGACACGTTGGTTCTGAGATGCCACAGAAGGAGGAACGAGAAATTGACTGCTGTGAAATATACTTGGAATGGAAAAATTCTTCCCAATTTTAATAAAAGCTGGGATCTTCTTATCCCACATGCAAGTTCAAATAACAATGGCAATTATCAATGCTTTGGATATGGAGACAACAATGATGTATTTAgatcaaatttcaaaataattaaaattcaag AACTATTTCCACATCCAGAGCTGAAAGCTACAGACTCTCAACCTACAGAGGGGAATTCTGTAAACCTGAGCTGTGAAACACAGCTTCCTCCAGAGCGGTCGGACACCCCACTTCATTTCATCTTCTTCAGAGATGACAGGGTCATCCTGTCAAACTGGAGCCGGTCCTGGGAACTCCAGCTCCCAGCCATCTGGAGAGAAAACTCAGGATCCTATTGGTGTGGTGCTGAAACAGTGATGGGGAACATCCACAAGCGCAGTCTCTCGCTACAGATCCATGTGCAGC GGATCCCTGTATCTGGGGTGGTCCTGGAGACCCAGCCCACAGGGGGCCAGGCGGTTGAAGGCGAGACGCTGGTCCTTGTCTGCTCCGTGGCTGAAGGCACAGGGTACACCACATTCTCCTGGCACCGAGAGGACACGCATGAGAGTCTGGGGAGGAAAACTCAGCGTTCCCCCAAAGCGGAGCTGGAGCTCCCTGTCATCAGAGAGAGCCATGCAGGGGGATACTACTGTACAGCAGACAACAGCTACGGCCCCGTCCAGAGCGCGCTGCTGAATATCACTGTGAGAG AGACCCCAGGCAACAGAGATGGCCTTGTCGCTGCGGGAGCCACTGGGGGGCTGCTCAGTGCTCTTCTCCTGGCCTTGGCCCTGCTGTTTCACTGCTGGCGCCGGAGGAAGTCAG GAGTTGGTTTCTTGGGAGACGAAACCAG GCTCCCTCCCACTCCAGGCCCAGGAGACTCCTCCCATTCCATCTACCCTGCCCAGGTGGAGCTTCAGTCGCTGTATGTCGATG TACACCCCAAAGAGGGAGATTTGATGTACTCTGAGATCCAGACTATTCGGCTGGCAGAAGAAGGGGAAG
- the FCRL4 gene encoding Fc receptor-like protein 4 isoform X1: protein MLLWASLLLFAPVCGQSAAAHKPVISVHPPWTTFFKGERVTLTCNGFQFYATEKTIWYHLHYWREKLTVTPGNTLKVRESGRYRCQAQGSPRSNPVRLLFSSDSLILQVPYSVFEGDTLVLRCHRRRNEKLTAVKYTWNGKILPNFNKSWDLLIPHASSNNNGNYQCFGYGDNNDVFRSNFKIIKIQELFPHPELKATDSQPTEGNSVNLSCETQLPPERSDTPLHFIFFRDDRVILSNWSRSWELQLPAIWRENSGSYWCGAETVMGNIHKRSLSLQIHVQRIPVSGVVLETQPTGGQAVEGETLVLVCSVAEGTGYTTFSWHREDTHESLGRKTQRSPKAELELPVIRESHAGGYYCTADNSYGPVQSALLNITVRETPGNRDGLVAAGATGGLLSALLLALALLFHCWRRRKSGVGFLGDETRLPPTPGPGDSSHSIYPAQVELQSLYVDVHPKEGDLMYSEIQTIRLAEEGEANTSRTLLEDKDVSVVYSEVKTQHPDNSAGEISSKDEESHENEKLRE from the exons ATGCTGCTGTGGGCGTCCTTGCTGCTCTTTG CTCCAGTCTGTGGACAATCTG CAGCTGCACACAAACCTGTGATTTCCGTCCATCCTCCATGGACCACATTCTTCAAAGGAGAGAGAGTGACTCTGACTTGCAATGGATTTCAGTTCTATGCAACAGAGAAAACAATATGGTATCATCTGCACTATTGGAGAGAAAAGTTGACCGTAACCCCAGGAAACACCCTCAAGGTTCGGGAATCTGGACGGTACAGATGCCAGGCCCAGGGCTCCCCGCGAAGTAACCCTGTGCGCTTGCTCTTTTCTTCAG ACTCCTTAATCCTGCAGGTCCCATATTCTGTGTTTGAAGGTGACACGTTGGTTCTGAGATGCCACAGAAGGAGGAACGAGAAATTGACTGCTGTGAAATATACTTGGAATGGAAAAATTCTTCCCAATTTTAATAAAAGCTGGGATCTTCTTATCCCACATGCAAGTTCAAATAACAATGGCAATTATCAATGCTTTGGATATGGAGACAACAATGATGTATTTAgatcaaatttcaaaataattaaaattcaag AACTATTTCCACATCCAGAGCTGAAAGCTACAGACTCTCAACCTACAGAGGGGAATTCTGTAAACCTGAGCTGTGAAACACAGCTTCCTCCAGAGCGGTCGGACACCCCACTTCATTTCATCTTCTTCAGAGATGACAGGGTCATCCTGTCAAACTGGAGCCGGTCCTGGGAACTCCAGCTCCCAGCCATCTGGAGAGAAAACTCAGGATCCTATTGGTGTGGTGCTGAAACAGTGATGGGGAACATCCACAAGCGCAGTCTCTCGCTACAGATCCATGTGCAGC GGATCCCTGTATCTGGGGTGGTCCTGGAGACCCAGCCCACAGGGGGCCAGGCGGTTGAAGGCGAGACGCTGGTCCTTGTCTGCTCCGTGGCTGAAGGCACAGGGTACACCACATTCTCCTGGCACCGAGAGGACACGCATGAGAGTCTGGGGAGGAAAACTCAGCGTTCCCCCAAAGCGGAGCTGGAGCTCCCTGTCATCAGAGAGAGCCATGCAGGGGGATACTACTGTACAGCAGACAACAGCTACGGCCCCGTCCAGAGCGCGCTGCTGAATATCACTGTGAGAG AGACCCCAGGCAACAGAGATGGCCTTGTCGCTGCGGGAGCCACTGGGGGGCTGCTCAGTGCTCTTCTCCTGGCCTTGGCCCTGCTGTTTCACTGCTGGCGCCGGAGGAAGTCAG GAGTTGGTTTCTTGGGAGACGAAACCAG GCTCCCTCCCACTCCAGGCCCAGGAGACTCCTCCCATTCCATCTACCCTGCCCAGGTGGAGCTTCAGTCGCTGTATGTCGATG TACACCCCAAAGAGGGAGATTTGATGTACTCTGAGATCCAGACTATTCGGCTGGCAGAAGAAGGGGAAG